From a region of the Panicum virgatum strain AP13 chromosome 2K, P.virgatum_v5, whole genome shotgun sequence genome:
- the LOC120660421 gene encoding F-box/LRR-repeat protein 13-like, which produces MDPGGDLAAAGEDRLSTLPDDILAQILGPLPTPDAVRTSLVSRRWRRVWEFLPELRFFFFPEPSRFRDALAAHQVRLRFLQVWARDGGADTESLAIWLPAAAARVSGHFVLINGSGGQQEEAVDDDDFVELPCFPEASAIVIRLRQLGLAVAPAGVFARLTSLNLGRVRLHGDLGDAISSPRCPCLQELRLFDTRGLEGLTIRSQTLVKMELESLHDFWELTVEAPELKELSVVHCLLDDPVATISAPRLESLEWKYSAGEMESVQLGEMPQLRSLGSLAFFVYGLPNFLYNRACVQFLQRFRVIETLRLMLNYLKPINTCQYLMEEMNVLPDLTILHLIVTANGHDFGASAFHVLKMCTGIRELVLELSLPSISEVPTPCPPGCICNEHPDWKTEGLLLVNLHEIKIQELRGSDHEVSFVKRLFDWATLLKKVTVTFDASVTESKAKELCQTLSFSTPGVCMDFRYHNNNKVLHAPQD; this is translated from the exons ATGGACCCCGGCGGCGATCTCGCGGCCGCGGGCGAGGACAGGCTCAGCACGCTCCCCGACGACATCCTCGCCCAGATCCTCGGGCCCCTCCCCACCCCCGACGCCGTCCGGACCAGCCTCGTCTCCCGTCGCTGGCGCCGCGTGTGGGAGTTCCTCCCGGAgctccgcttcttcttcttcccggaGCCCAGCCGCTTCCgcgacgccctcgccgcccACCAGGTGCGCCTCCGCTTCCTCCAGGTCTGGGCCCGCGATGGCGGCGCCGACACCGAGTCCCTCGCGATctggctccccgccgccgcggcgcgcgtctCCGGCCACTTCGTCCTCATCAACGGGTCCGGAGGGCAGCAGGAGGAagccgtcgacgacgacgactttgtcGAGCTGCCATGCTTCCCGGAGGCCTCCGCCATCGTGATCCGCCTACGGCAACTCGGCCTCGCCGTGGCGCCCGCCGGCGTGTTCGCCCGCCTCACCAGCCTCAATCTGGGCCGCGTCCGGCTCCACGGCGATCTCGGCGACGCCATCTCCTCGCCGCGGTGCCCGTGCCTGCAGGAGCTCAGGCTCTTCGACACCCGTGGGCTGGAAGGGCTCACTATACGCTCCCAAACCCTTGTGAAAATGGAGCTGGAGTCGCTCCATGACTTCTGGGAGCTCACcgtggaggcgccggagctcaaggagctcagcgTGGTGCACTGCCTCCTCGATGATCCGGTCGCCACCATCTCTGCTCCTCGATTGGAGTCTCTCGAGTGGAAATATTCGGCTGGTGAAATGGAGTCTGTGCAGCTCGGCGAGATGCCGCAGCTCCGGTCCCTGGGAAGCCTGGCATTTTTTGTCTATGGGCTTCCTAACTTCTTGTACAATAGAGCCTGTGTGCAGTTCTTGCAGCGGTTTCGAGTCATCGAAACTCTCAGGCTAATGCTGAACTACCTGAAG CCGATAAACACCTGCCAATACTTGATGGAAGAAATGAACGTGCTCCCCGACCTGACAATTCTGCACCTGATTGTGACTGCAAATGGGCATGACTTTGGGGCCAGCGCATTCCATGTTCTCAAGATGTGTACTGGTATAAGGGAGCTGGTGCTGGAATTATCTCTTCCTTCCATCTCAGAG GTACCAACTCCATGCCCACCGGGTTGTATCTGCAATGAACATCCAGATTGGAAAACCGAGGGACTTCTTTTGGTTAACCTTCACGAAATAAAAATTCAAGAGTTGCGAGGATCTGACCATGAAGTTTCTTTTGTGAAGCGACTGTTTGATTGGGCAACATTACTGAAGAAGGTGACAGTAACCTTCGATGCATCAGTCACTGAAAGCAAGGCTAAAGAGTTGTGCCAGACGTTGAGCTTCTCTACACCAGGGGTGTGCATGGACTTCAGGTATCATAACAATAATAAAGTGTTACATGCACCTCAAGACTAG